The window aaccatagcaacctccccgctccgcccatgacccccgcctcatgcccatataagtagaatctgtgtttttatttttcccagcatgcacctgaaattttcaagatggcgctgcctagattagaaactattggcttctgagcagcagtccacaaaccaatgggtgacgtcacggatgttacgtccatttcttttatacagtctatgcattCAACcttacaataaacaataactgAATGTTCATTTTACTGGTATTCAATGCACAATAAGCAAAATCTGCATCTAAATTTTGCATAAATAATTAGTATAAAAGCAGCATCCTGTTAAATTAGCAGTAAAAGACTACAACTATAactaaaatgtagtttttgtgAATTACTACAGTTTTAGGATGTAAAATTTACAAGTTACATATGTACTGTAGTTTTTACTGGATTATTATGGTAACAgctgccatttttttttaagtttttattttttacagtgtaggaTAGAAGAGAGGAACATTAGTAAAGCAAGTTTGATCATACAAGGTCAAaacatattattattgtgtattaaTATGTTGCTATAACAACCTCCAATCTTCTGAAGGAGGCTTTCCATCACATGTTTGAACCTGGCTGCAGACATTTACCCCCATTCACCCCCCTGCCACCCctgccccctcctctcccctagGGATTTAGTGAGGTCAGCCAATGAGTTTAGTCAATTAAGCCTGCTGGCTCGCCGTCAGCATcttgtaaatatttaatgatgtagttatgcatttttattcattatgtaGAGGTTTATTAGGTAGCCGCTGCAGGAAATGCTGTGTggctttttctgtgtgtgtgtgtgtgtgtgtgtgtgtgtgtgtgtgtgtgtgtgggggggggggggggggggggggggggtttgatcAATTCTGTCTTATATTTATGGCAGGAATTGATACTAATGTTACAGGAAGGTGGATTATTGGTAGATGTGGTTAAAAGAAACAGATTACATCTTTTTAGGTGATATTTTCCATATGCTTTACACTCTTTTAACcacttttcagtgtttttcagcATCTCGTAAATCCTAAACTATGTAGATatcataatttatatttaaataagaCCTTACTTAGTTAACCtgatcttaaaaaataaaaaaaagaggcaggTATTTCTCATATTTATGGCAGGAAATGATATTAATGTTACAGAAAGGTGGATTATTGGTTGGTGCGGTCTATAGGAAAAAGAGATGATACCTTTTTTAATACTCTTTCAACcacttttcagtgtttttctgcATCTCGCAAATCCTCAACTATGCGgatatcatattttatatttaaatgagaCCTTACTTAGTTaacctgatttttaaaaaggcatgtATTTCTCATATTTATGGCAGTAATTCTGATATTATGGTTACAGGAAGGTGGAttatgaaggaaaaatagattccttttttacactttttcaaCCACTTTTCAGTGTTTTCCTGAATCTTATAAACCCTAAACTATGTAGATATAATTAATATGTAAATGAGACCTTACCTTATTaacctgatttaaaaaatacatgtacattTCCTCTATATGCATGCTGCCAATCATCCATTAAGGTCAGCCATGAATGCTTTATCACATGTTGGCATTTACTGTATTTGCAGTTTTAAAATGACACTCGTCACACTCGTCCATTAAGCAGTTTAACACGTGACATCCTGATGCTTCCTGACGCTTCCTGATGCTTCCTGACGCTTCCTGATACTTCTTGATGCTTCCTGATGCTTCCTGATGTAACCTTGATATTTTTTATGCAGATGTAAAGCCTCAGGAGGAAGACAttaatcaaacatcacacatacaagacagaaaaataacatacagtgtgtgtgtctgaaccctcccgttgtcctcgagtcaaggaaggaagggagaaggaaaggagggaaggagggaaggaggaaggaagaaggaaggaaaggaagaaggaaagaaaggagggaggaaagaaggtaggagggagggaggaaggaaggaaaggagggaggaaggaaggtaggagggagggaggaagacggaaggaaaggagggaggaaaggaaagaaaggaggaaagaaggtaggagggaaggaggaaggaaggtaggagggagggagagagagcaagagagagaaagaaagaaagaaagaaaaggtgtgtgtgtgtgtttccttcctctctctttcctcctgtccttcctttccttcctcccttccttctttcctctctccttccttcccccgttcctcttttcctttctctctccctccctccctcctaccttccttccttatttcccccgtccttccttccttcctccctccctccttctttccttccttccttccatcctcttttcctttctccttccctccctcctaccttccttccttcctccattccttccttcctccctccctccttcttttctctgtccttctttccttccttccttcctcttttactttcttcccccctaccttccttcctccattccttctttcctttcctccttcctccctcctttccttcctccctcctttcctttccttaatAATAAGACTCTAAAACAGTAAGCAGAGGCAGTGTTAGAAGTGTTAGAAGGTaatttctgctgtgtgtgagagagaggaagatggtaaaggagagcaagagagagaaagaaagaaagaaagaaagaaaaagtgtgtgtgtgagagagagagagagagagatttatcCATATCTGCAGCGTTCCTAATACAGGCAGCTCCTCGGTGGCCTATTGTTGGCAGAAATGACAACCGGCTCTATCTTCCCCTGCAGACAGCACAAAAACTCAACCGctgtctcctctcttttttttcccctttctctacattcctttcttttctttttctgtctcttttcagtCCTTATTCTATCAGTGTCACTGTCTTTAGACCGGTAattccccttttctctctctctctctctctgcctctctctctctctctttctctctctgtgtctgcctcctcGCTCTCTGTCACTTGCTCACTCTTCTTTATCTTACTTACTCTTTTCTGCCTTTTGGTTCGCTCGTTTCCAATTACTCTCTAGTCTTATTTAGCAGCCTGAGctttatctctcctctcctgtcctcttgATTTCCAGCCTTATTATCACGTCTTTACCCGGCAGTACATTGACGTATGGGGGACACAGCAGCACAGTACTTCCTACAGGTGCTGTTTCCAAGCTCAGATTATATTTATCGCTGcttttttaaagtataataTTGGGAAAGTTGGAGGttaagggagggagagagggagagagggagggagggagggagggagggaggaagatggaaggaaaggagggagggagatggaaggaaaggagggggggggaaataggtagggaggaaggaaggaaagaaggacagaggaaataaaggaggaattgaggaaggaaggaaagaaggacagagggagggagagaggaaaggaggaaggaaggaaagaaggaaaggatgaaggtaggaaggaagaaaggaagacatgaagaaggaaggaaggaaggaaagaaggaaaggaggagggagagagaaaggaaaagaggtagggaggaaggaaggaatgaaggacagaggaaagaaaggaggaattgagagaggaaggaaagaaggacagaggaaagaaagactgaattgaggaaggaagaaaagaaggacagaggaaagaaaggaggaattgaggaaggaagggaagaaggacagaggaaagagaggaggaattgaagaaagaatgaaagagggagggagaaaggaaaagaggaaagaaggaagggaggaaggaagaaaggaaggaaggaaggacaatgtGTGTCATGTGCTTATATCGTCCTTTAAATAAtcaatactttttttgtttctgcttgACTCTGATTATAAAGACACCCTTTTTTCAAACAACTCCATCAAACTCTTCTCCCACTCATCATCCAACCAGCAAAATGAATATCAGACATTTGTGTCGGTTCTTTATtaaaatcatctttttatttctgtcctGCTTGCAGCACAGCGATATTGTCATTGACCCCACTGGTGGCAGATGTGGCTGAAGCAGAGTGGAGGCAGCATCTTACCACccttacttgtgtgtgtgtgtgtgtgtatgcgagtgtgtgtttatatatctgaaagtgtgtatgtgtgtgtgtgtgagggggctGACAATAAAGTGTATCACAACTAGCCATCATCCCTTACAGTCAATCAATACAGCAGTATTAATACAAGGCCTTGAGACATTGTTCAGAGGTGTACAGGCAGAAACTGTGAatgtgtttccactgcaggcTCAAACAGGGCTTGCCAGGGCTCCGGGGCCAGTAAATGCTTCAAATATCTCTGAATGCAGTGCTGAAAATGGATTTACcttcaaccacacacacacacacacttataataATGCATCATAAGTAGGCGAGGGATCTCCTATATCTCGGGCAGTGGTGTTTCCCATATTCTACCCAATGGATGTTGTAGTTTTTCCATTTCCTTTCTGATACTGactgtttttgtagtttttgaaggtgattataaaaagaaaagcccTGGTTTCGCCATTTTTGGCCTTATAGTGGAACCACACTGGTGAGCAGACTTTAGCCCCGCCCCCCTGACATAATGTGTCATATATTAGCTTTACCAGTTTTTGTAAAATTAAGAAagaaacagtgtgtttgttgtgtgtatcattcttttctttttttttttttttcctcttttgttttacAGCACAGCAGCTTGGCAGAACAACACACTATGTATGTATATCAAAGTCCTTATATATACCTTATAggtcggttggttggttggCAGGGATAGCTGTGCATGTTTTTGTATAGTAATACAGCTACTAAGAGATGCAAAAAAAGCCTGTGCTGCTCGCTACATCGTGTTTCAAAGAGGTCGCCTCACTGTACACACTGCGGTATAAACTCTAGGGTTTGATGTGAACCCGAAACAGGGTCGAGAATGTGGCCCTCATGTGGTAAAAGCTGCTGTATCCATAAAAGGTTTTTAATTAGTCGTTAATCTGTTAGcccaaaccaaaaaagaaaggCCCCTCTAGGTAGACAAACACACGCCACCACCGCTACTGCTACAGTGACACGGTCATAAGACACTCGTGCACCCCTCCGCGatgtcactgttgttgaaatcttGGGGTTATAGCTAACGGTAGATAGCTAATGGAGGCGGATGGTTGGTCTTTAAAGAGAGCAAAAACACAGTTATATACTGGTCTCTGTTTtcgctggggggggggggggggggggtttagggaGCTGGGCAGGAGGTTCGACACAAGGAGAGAcggacaaacagacaaaaaaagacatattcATTGAGATAATACCATAAATTTAGTAGACAAACTTATATAACATAGATCTTAGAGTTTTGAAATATACTATCATATATATTTAGATaggctatttttttttaaagatgaaataaatatatccacagatactcttcttcttcttcttctttttttaaaaacagaccaGCTTTACAATTGCAGACACTCACCAACACAATGGATAGACATGAGGAAAAAGAggtggagagggggggagagaaggaaagattgGTGGTTCATTTCTTTTCTGAAGAAACGCCCAAGCTGTGCATTCACACCGCTAGCAGCTGCTGTGCTGCACTAATGTTCAATTACCTGTTTATGCCAACTCACCGCTGCCATCGTGTTTCAGCAAACATCCTCGACACACAGCAAGTCAAATGAGACCAAATGGTTTACCtgcagacatttttttattggCAAAAGGAAGCTGATTTTTGTACTTGAGGCTGATTTGAGTTGCTTGCAGCGTGAATGCACAGAAACATATCACACTCTCCATGCTTTTCCTGGTTTCATTGAAATTTGAAAGCTGTTGATTGCTGATTGTAATAAGCAAAGCACTGAACTGTCTCTAATTGGACTTATTACAGTCAACTCTTTTAGAGGAAAGTAAATCGATAATTTGAACTAAAGGATTTCCTGTTGTCAGTGTGTATGATGgcatttaaggttttttttaaacacataatacttctattattattattgtgatggACTTGAAATGAGAAACAATAACCTCAAATATCAAGATGCTAAACAACTTTTTCTCTAACGCTACCCATCGccaaaaaaagtatatatatacagtttaaatatatatatagtttttttttaataaagaaaggcagaaaaacTCTACACAACAAGTTTATGTTAAAAAACTTAAGTTCTCTTTTTGTTCTCTTCTGCTGAAGTAAATTATGGCTCAGATGCAGTTCCAGACAAACATGAGCTGACCAGACAGTTATGGGAAAGATGGCGACTGAAAAACACTAACGTCATTGTGCCAGTGGCTCATGTCTTGCCATTAAAACTCCACTGATGTCCAGCGTCCTGATGCTAAGGTCTAATGTCGATGGATATAGCTGGCTCTAGCCAAGTGCTTGACATCGGAGTGTAACTGCTGGTGTCAGCTTGCTCATGGATTAAAAAGCTATAGCTCTTGGTTTTACTCATTTACAAGGTgagaaatactttttaaaaaatcgcACAGGAGGTGCTACTGTGTCTTTCAAACACTATCGCTCAACTCcatatctttttttcattaaaaccaTCTTATCTTCTAGCTAGCGTCAAACATAGGCACAGTCTCTTTGACATCAAAACGGCACTCACACTACAACTAATTTTGCACCCATCAAAATCCTCTTGATCGGATGCTACTACTAGCCTACTTGTTAGCATAAAGCTAACCCTAGCttgatttgaaaataaatacCTTCATACTCCACACAAAACATATGGCAGGCGCAATTAGCATAAGGCTagacgtatatatatatatttatatatatcccTGCAACAATCTCTCTCCTTGCCTAACAAAACTGTGTAGCACCACCTAGCATGTTAGACACATATCTCCTGCTAATGGCAAACAAACCTGGGTTGATTAGTTTTAGTTCGGCACATGTCTAGCGTATCCTAGCCTTGGTGTCGATTGGACCACTTGCAGGAGAAAGCAACAGAAAgatgaattcatttttaaaactgtaaccCATTTCAGATCTCACCCTTCACCCTTCAACTACTGTAGACTCCCTGCAAGGTTAGCATACTGTTGCGTacctatatctctctctctcctagtCACGCACACAAGCTAACGGTTAGAAATGCTACAATTTCCATTTTTCAAGTGTCTTAATTGTTGTTGCAGCGCACTTGTTTAGTGGCCGACTTTACATTCAGTCAAATACAGGGGAGGGAATAGACACTGCTTCAATTGTCATAGTTGTAGGTAGTTGAGAGAACATTTCATGTGCACCCAAGCTTGAGTAGTATGGCACAGTGCTTACATTGTATTACACTTAATACATGTCTTGATATATATAGAACACcatcaataacaacaacaacatcaacaacaacacagaagtaaagtaataaaatataaaataggaACATGAACGTAAGGTGGATAATGTATTGCTCGAGAAAGTAGAATAGATGAATTGACTTGTTGGAATTTGCGTGTCTGCaggtgttttatgtgtgttcatgtgtgtatgcGTATATTTCCAAGATGATGGAATACTCTGCAagataaaaaggaaacacagcatCTAACGTTGTACAGATTGATGTTGAGCTCTGCTTAAGTTTGGCACTCAGCTTTTCATTAAGCCAGTAGAATATCAGTCACAGTTGACTTACCCTGTTGTCAAgaatacaaacacagaaaagcacAGACGCACAGAATAATCACATCAAGGAGAGGAGCcaagaggagggaggacaggtgaggaagaTGACAAGAGAGATGTGGAGAAAGTAGACACACGTGAATAACGTAAGAAAGGTGAAAGCAGAGAAAATTAGGCAGAGGAGgtgagaagaaaaggaggaggggggagggggggtgaaaGATAGGAGAGaacaaaagagaagagaacaagAGAGGTTGCATGGataacacagagaggaagaggcggttatcaccctcctcttcctctaaacAAGAGGATATTGATCATACACAACAAAAGGTGCCTCTGGTGGGCGTCACAGTTCTGCGGGGGTGTAAACAGTTTGttaaggaaaaaggaaaataggGGTAAGCAATTTGTTTTAagggaaaaaataagaaaactgtTCTGTGTTAAAGGCTTCCAAGAGCAGCAGGCATACAGTACTACAAAGTTCCTGAGCCCTCAGTAAGCATTAAGAATCCTTTGAATACAAACTGCTCTGCCTCAACATCCAAAGCCCTTTACTGTCTGTAGCAAAGGAGTCTCCTTCAGTTGTACCAGTTTTAATGTCCGATTTGCTTTTAGTGTTATTGGTTAACCCAGTTCAGTGGTTGCTGTAGATTGTAGTCTTTCACATACTGAGAGGAACCAAAGGAAACAACAGCTAGAGTGCTCCTGTTTTCCTTTGACATCCCTCATTGGATTTGTTTGGCTttctggtttgtttgtttgtttgtttgtttgtttgtgcagaACTTTAGGAAAGGGCTCAGTGCGTGTACTGTACTGGTTCGACTGTACAGCCATGTTTGCTGCCGGGCAGAATCAAATCCAGATCACCTGCTTAGCGTCTACTTTGCAGGACTCTCTCATGACGTTTGATACTTAAGTTGAACTTCAAACCTCGCTCTCCACACTGGAGAAATGGGCTGAGCCCCTTCGGGAGCAGAGGCTCTTGGCTTTTAGGGGTAAGTGAGGGGACTGGGGAAACCTCTGGGGCTGGGGTACAGAGCGCAATCTCTGGTACTGCAGTTTGGCACTTGCCGAAGCCATGGAGGGCTGGGGCGCCCCTGGTGTGGATGAGACCACGGACGGGGAGGacacagaagaggaagaggtaggGGGAGGTACGTGGATGGGGTGAGATGAGGATGGGGGAGCTGGGAGGGCAGGAAGTGGGGGTGGCAAGTTAGGTAAGAGGGCAGAAGGCGGGGATGGTAGCCTTCCTCGATCTCGATCCCTATCTGTCCTCTGTGTCCGCTGCTGGATACTAAGGTTTGACTGGCTGCCGGATTTGGATGGGTTTTGTGAGCGATCCTGtttggaggaggatgaggagtcATGTTTAGACTTTAGGGGACCACCAAAACTCTGGCAGTGGTGGTAGAGCTCTTCCTGGCTTCGCGAGGTTATGCGAGCCCATTTGGCGGAATGGGGGTGCGGATGGTGTCGGGGGGAATGATAGGAGGGACAAGCTGCTTGCCCTCTCCCCTTGTCCTTTGACTTACGTTTACTCTTCTTCTCGTCCTGTATGTGGAGTTTGTCCACAGACCAGTATCGTCGAGGAGGTGGGGGTGTGAGAGGAGGCGGGGGCCAGTGCGATCCTGATCCCCATActctttctcctccatctcctcgtcctccaccaccaccaccacctccactaGACCCCCATCCACTTTCTCCCGTCCCCCACCTCTCTCCTCGCTCCAGGAATAGGTCATCTCTACTGTTGATGCTGCCGGCTTTATCCCTGGAGGGGTAAGTACTAAAAAACCAACCCCCTCCTCCGATCCCTCCTACCGACCGGCCTTCATGATCCTCCCAGTATCTCTCAAACTTCCCGAACTCTCCCGAAGAACCGTCGTCATCAGAATATATCCCGACTACCTTATCGCGTTCCCTCTCCTCATCTGAcattgtccttcctcctccacgcCTCTTACCGCGCTCcgctttccttctctcctgctcAGAATCTTCTTCGTCATCCTCTACATCGGACCCCCACTCGTGGAAGGACAAGCCCTCCTTGGAGTGTATCTCACCTCTCCCGTCCCGCCCCAGCAAtggcttcctctctccttccattCCTACAGCATCTCTGTCTGAGCTTTTACTCTTCCTCCTTTTAGAGGTGACAGGCAACAAGGGCAAGAAAGCGGATGGAATGTCAGAGGACGGGTTGCCCCCTCCCCAAAACTTGACGGATGTTGAAGGCTTACTGCTAGAGCTGTGATAGTGTTTGCTGTTCCTTCGCCTCGGGTGCCGTTCCTTCCCTCTGCTGTCATCGCCatcatccctctctttctcttctctttctttcctctcatcaTCACCCGGGATGTTCCATCCGTAGCTTCTGATTGAGCTCTCGCTCTTCTTCCGAAAGGACTCTCGCCTCAGGGCTGGGTATGATGGGTAGTCTGGTGTCCCTGATTTGGCTTCCTCTCTTTTATCGgcatctcctccctcctgctcgGACCTCTTccgctctctcttcctcatcttgtcgtctttctttttcttcttctttgctttgCGCCTCTTCcgctccctttctctctccctctcttccctcttcttcttctttcggcccttcttcctcctcttcctctcatgcTCCCGCTCTTTGTGGTGCCTCTTCTCCTCTCTACCGGCTCCTCCATCCCCCCGTCCTGTCGTCCCTCCCCTAACTCGTTCTCTATCGCCCCATGATGCCCACCACTCCTGTAACTGGGCCAGCTGGCTGCCCGTCCTCTCTCTGCCGTAATCTCTCTGAGGACGAGGTTTCCGAGGCGGGATCGGTGGAGGTGGCGGGCTGCAAGGCAATGATCGTGACGACATGCGGCGGGAACGAATCTTTCGCCGAGACCCCAGAAGGAGGCTGGACTCCTCTGTAAGAAGATCTGACTCAATGTCATCATCCACCGTAAACTCCCGGTCGCCTGCCCGATACCGGAAACTCAGCGAGGAGTTGTAGGAGCTGTCACTAGAGCAGGAAGAGGGGGAATTAGACCgggagagtgagacagaggacgatgaagaggatgacgatgacgatgaggaggaggaagaggacgaagCACTGGAGCAGGTGGAGTAGAAACGGCATGGGGACGAGGGAGTGGTAGGAGTGTGTGtcggggaggaaagagggacaggcagaggaggaggtggaggaggacgtCGCCCTCTCCTCCCGCCTCCATCGCCTGCTCCGTACCTGCCACCTCCTCGCCTTCCCAGTGGGAGTATATTCTCATACAACGGTCCACCTGAGCCTTTTCTCCTGGTCTGAGCTAAGCTTCCTCGTCGCCAGAAGGGAGGCCTTCGCGGTGAGGATGGGAGCGGTGGAGGAGGCTTAGCGATTAAGTGTGTTGGGCCTTGTTGGGGTCCTTTAGGAGGCAATCGTGGCATTCCTGAGGCTTTGGGGCCTCGAGGGTTAGCTTTGGGAGTCTGTTGGGTGCCTCCAGCCTGTTGGTCTG is drawn from Scomber japonicus isolate fScoJap1 chromosome 15, fScoJap1.pri, whole genome shotgun sequence and contains these coding sequences:
- the LOC128373839 gene encoding uncharacterized protein LOC128373839; amino-acid sequence: MIQEEYIDTVSGLSDKKFQQPTEQYPPLRFGTVPNGSTEENIRSNYPNMHQYMIRNNQKGVEEAIDNLKTGKLDAFIYDAAVLNYMARKDEGCKVMTIGSGKVFATTGYGIALHKNSRWKRPLDLALLQLVGDDEIDMLERLWLSGICHNDKIEVMSSKLDIDNMAGVFYMLLVAMGLSLLVFAWEHLVYWKLRHCVKRSGGMDFLLALSRGMYSCCQFEDETTPGGSSLPQYHTVTTMPAPPQQHLVTATINNTTAIAMVQQQQQQKHHQKQQQGQTYTTMLPGSPPTTGHSAMALGPSNSPLLEGPMPCSTFLPRHDRRLAVVDRWNWQKTEKVMSAGSGTGVGVGGIAGGITELQAQQQYQPNLGQHWKMQGGVVSGAGVGGGDTGLDEYKRYYGPIDPEGLGANSDQQAGGTQQTPKANPRGPKASGMPRLPPKGPQQGPTHLIAKPPPPLPSSPRRPPFWRRGSLAQTRRKGSGGPLYENILPLGRRGGGRYGAGDGGGRRGRRPPPPPPLPVPLSSPTHTPTTPSSPCRFYSTCSSASSSSSSSSSSSSSSSSSVSLSRSNSPSSCSSDSSYNSSLSFRYRAGDREFTVDDDIESDLLTEESSLLLGSRRKIRSRRMSSRSLPCSPPPPPIPPRKPRPQRDYGRERTGSQLAQLQEWWASWGDRERVRGGTTGRGDGGAGREEKRHHKEREHERKRRKKGRKKKKREERERERERKRRKAKKKKKKDDKMRKRERKRSEQEGGDADKREEAKSGTPDYPSYPALRRESFRKKSESSIRSYGWNIPGDDERKEREEKERDDGDDSRGKERHPRRRNSKHYHSSSSKPSTSVKFWGGGNPSSDIPSAFLPLLPVTSKRRKSKSSDRDAVGMEGERKPLLGRDGRGEIHSKEGLSFHEWGSDVEDDEEDSEQERRKAERGKRRGGGRTMSDEERERDKVVGIYSDDDGSSGEFGKFERYWEDHEGRSVGGIGGGGWFFSTYPSRDKAGSINSRDDLFLERGERWGTGESGWGSSGGGGGGGGRGDGGERVWGSGSHWPPPPLTPPPPRRYWSVDKLHIQDEKKSKRKSKDKGRGQAACPSYHSPRHHPHPHSAKWARITSRSQEELYHHCQSFGGPLKSKHDSSSSSKQDRSQNPSKSGSQSNLSIQQRTQRTDRDRDRGRLPSPPSALLPNLPPPLPALPAPPSSSHPIHVPPPTSSSSVSSPSVVSSTPGAPQPSMASASAKLQYQRLRSVPQPQRFPQSPHLPLKAKSLCSRRGSAHFSSVESEV